The DNA sequence CATATCCTACACCTAGCAGTTTCCAATAAAATCTTAGAACATGTAGGACTTCTTAACTTAGAAAACTTATATCTTGAAAGATTATCTAAATCCACTTAACTTATTGAACCGCCGTATACGGACCCGTATGTACGGTGGTGTGAGAGGTCGGGGGCTAATCACCCCCTCCTACTCGATTTAATATAGTATCATTATTTATATGAAGAAAAGGGATGCGACTACACCAAGAATACCAATTATAGCTAGAATATATACTGGTTTTATTGGCATTTCACCATTGTTTTCCATCGCCCTACCAAACATGAAAAATACAAGAGGGTGAACTAAAAATGGCATTGAAAAAATAAATGGAATAAGTAGAGCAGCTTCAGATCCAAACATCCCTTCTTGAATAGCAGCGAATAAACCGAAGTGAGAAATTGCACTTGCTTGTGCCATTGCTCCATAATCAAACGGCATAGCGCTTAAACTTAATAAGGTTAATCCGCCAAACACGGCACATATTTGCCAGCCAAATGAGAATTGCATAAGTGCATTAATTTCTTGTCTGTCGTCGCCACTTGCCTTTTTCATCGTTCTTAATGACCAAATTGTTAAACCAATACCAATTGCAACTAAAATTGCTGATGGTACAATCCACAAGGCTTCTCTATCTGCACTGACTGCTAAAATAGAAAAAACGAATACATGTCCAAAAAATGGAATGTTAATCATAATAGGTGCTCTTTTTGCAGCTATATTACCAAAATCACCAGCTGTACAAGCACCAGTTAAACCTGAGTGCGATAATGCCCCAGCCATTCCTGGAGCTAAATTTCGCGTATTTGCGGTTTTAGCAAATAACATGAGTAATGCAATTCCTCCGAACATCCAAAATAACTGTCCAAAGAAACCATATGCTAAAACGGAATTCATACCTTCTACTGCAAAAGCTTCACTAATTCTCGAACCACCAACCATGAAATTTCCTGCTAATACTAAAGGGATACCTGCAAATAATAATGCCCGTATCGTAGGACCAAAAGTCCACTTATAAAATATTGCACCGATAGCTGCACCAATCATCATAGCAAAGAAAATTTGAGGTAAAGAAATGATTGGTCTGATCAATACTGCAATATGATAAGAAAGAAGTAATATAACAATAGTTGTTGCAATCTCGATGATACCTTTACGTAAGTATAAGCGTTTGTTTTTTATTTTAGCTTTATTATCAATAAAAATGACAGCACCAATTAATCCGATATATGCAATTAATGGATAAAAGTTACTAAGTACTGTGCCAGTACTATTTCCAGTTATTACTCTCATGACACCTTCTATACCTAGTAATAAGAAAAAGGCACGAACAATAAAGATGAACTGTGTTCTAGTTGTACCTAACACTGTTTCCTCACTTGAAGGAACAACAAAGTCGTCTTCCTCCAGTTCTTTCTTTCCAAGTATCTTTCTTAATTCTTGTCCACCCACAAAAAAAGTTACTGTTAATGCGATAATGGTGGTATTTGCCATTAGATTAACGAAAGGGAATTCAGGTAGACCAGGTGTTGCGACATCACTCATCACGAGTATGTACCCCATTGCTAATCCAAAAATTACAATGATTAATATGGGTGAATATCTTGTGCCAGCAACTACCGTTCTTGAAATTAAGACCATAGGTATTAGAAATAATAAAATGATCCAAAATTGATTCAGTAGTTGTAAATGCGTAATTTGTTCAATAATTTGAGCTGTATCCATATATTAAACCCCTTTTTTTATTATTCTACACAAAAATATATATTATCTTATCTACATAGATAGGTAAATGTATTTATAAAAGAAAGTGTTACAAAATTGAAAACTTCATTATATACATGTGTCTTTTTTAAAAATTTTATGTAGTAATCGGTGGAAATAAGAATGATATAGGAAGAAATTACACATGAATAAGTAATCAGTATCACTAATTTAAATGAAAAGATTATTTTTGGGTATTTATTCATTGACACGTGAGCATTGCCATCATATACTAAAAATATTAATTCCGATAAAGATTATAAGAATTATAGAATATCCATAAATTGGGGGGAAGGATATGGAAAAAGTACATATCCAAAATGTTGAAAAAACCTTTAATGATAAAGAAAAAGGCCAATCTTTTACCGTGTTTGATAATATATCATTAACCATTGAATCTGGAGAATTTGTCTCCTTACTTGGGCCTTCTGGCTGTGGGAAGTCAACATTATTAAACATTGTTGCAGGTTTAGATCGAGCAACTGAAGGTGAAGTGCTTGTGGGTGAAAAAAAGGTAACTCGACCAGGATCTGACAGGGGCGTTGTTTTTCAGGAGGCTGCACTTATGCCTTGGCTTACTGCTTTAGACAATGTTGCATTTCCTTTGCGAAAAAAAATGAGTAAATCAGAGGCAAAAGATCATGCAAAGAAATACTTAAAGTTAGTACATTTAAGCAAGTTTATAGATTCTTTCCCTCATGAATTATCAGGAGGGATGAAACAACGGGTATCGATAGCGAGAGCATTGGCCATGGACCCAAATATATTATTAATGGATGAACCGTTCGGTGCGCTAGATGAACAGACGAGATCAATGCTTCATAGAGAGCTACAATTTATATGGGAAGAAACGAAAAAAACGATCATATTTGTGACACATAATATTCGCGAAGCAATTATGTTATCTGATCGAATTGTTTTAATGGGAACACGTCCAGGTGGTATTAGAAAAATTTATCCTGTTGATCTTCCGCGACCACGAATTCCGTCCTCTCCAGAATTCACTCAATTAGAAGAGGATATTATGTCTATTCTTGGTGGAGAGATAGAGAAAGTAATGAGGGAGGAAATGGGTGATGACTTCAATAGTAAGAAGGCTTCTCTTCTTTACGGCACTGATCGTAATCTGGGAGACCATATATAGATTAAATTTACAATTAGAATTTAGAACAACGACATTATTTCCATCGCCAATTGGTGCGGTACAACAACTCTACATTGGATTCTTTGAAACCGGTATTTTAAGAGTTGCACTTATAGAGAGTTTGCAAAGAATCTCTATTGGATTTATTTTAGCTGTTATGATTGGGCTATGCCTCGGTATTTTAATAGGTATTTCAAAATTAGCTGATGAAACAATTGGAACATTGGTCATTGCACTTCAATCAGTTCCGAGTATCGTATGGCTCCCAATTTCTTTTGTTATTTTTGGAGCTAACACTGGAGCAATTATTTTTATCGTTGTACTTGGTGGTACTTGGGCTATGACAATGAATGTTCGAATGGGAATAAAAAATGTCCAACCAATTTTAATTAGAGCTGCAAAAACGATGGGTTATAACCGTACTGAGGTCATATGGAAAGTAATGATCCCAGCATCGATACCGTCTGCATTAACAGGAGCCCGGTTAGCATGGGCGTTTGGTTGGCGCGCATTAATGGCAGCTGAATTAATTGGAAGAGGTGGATTAGGAAGAACATTAATGGATGCAAGAGATTTTTATAATATGGACTTAGTTGTATCAATTATGATTATCATTTCCGTAATTGGACTAATTGTAGAATATTTCTTCTTCAGTAAAATTGAAAAACGTGTATTATCCCGTTGGGGACTATCAAAAGCATAAATGTAAATGTAATATGAAACATTATTTTTAAGGGGGAGCAACATGAAAAAATTACGAGTTTTATTGTTTAGTATTCTTACTTTATTATTTATAACTGCATGTGGGCAAAGTGATAATGGAAATAGTGGGGCATCAGGAGATAAAAATGGGGATGTTACAATTGGTTACTTTCCTAACTTAGATCATGCTGCTGGAATTATCGGAAAAGAAAAAGGTTATTTCGCAGAAGAAATTACAGATTACAATGTAGATTTTCAAAACTTTCCAAATGGGAATGATTTTATAGATGCATTGGACACTGGAGGAATTGATTTAGGATACGTAGGGCCAGGGCCTGCGATTAATTACTTTTTATCTGGAGGAGACGTAGTAGTTATTGGTGCTGCGGCAAACGGAGCAACATTAATTGTTTCTAGAGAAGATTCTGGTATTTATGATCTTGAAGACTTTGATGGAAAATCATTTTGTACACCGGGTAACGGTTGTACGCATAACGTACAATTAGAAATTATGCTTAATGAAATTGGACTTGTATCAAACCGACTTGGTGGGACTGTTGAGCACCAATCTCGTATTAATCCTGCAACGATGGTTGGAATGTTTGAACAAGGTGAGATTGATGCAGCTGCAGCACCAGAGCCATGGGGTACATTACTTGTAGAAGAACATAATGCAAATGTTGTAGTAGAATGGAATGAAGTGTTTTTAGGAGAAGAATTAGCAAGTGTTGTTATCGTTACTACGAGTGAATATTTAGAAAATAACCCTGAAGTAGTAGAACAGGCTCTAAGAGCGCATAAGCGAGCAGTGGATTATGCACACGAAAACACGGAAGATACTTTAAAGACAGTTAACGATTTAATTTTTGATTTAACACAAAGTCGTCTGCCTGAACATGTTTTAGAAAAAGCTTGGGACCGTATGGCTGTGACAACAGAAACTCATGGAGATGCACTACAAGCATGGGCTACCGCATCCTATGAATTACAGTTTATGGACGTAGATCCAAACCTTGATGGTTTTGTTGATACATCGATTTTAGATCGGATTGTAAGTGAATAAACTGATTTTTAAATTGTAGGGTCTAATGAAGTTTGATTTAAACGAAAGATGCGAGCCGCCTGAAGGAATAACATAAGCTTAGGATCCCACGCCAAGTGAGCATCCTGAAGCGATAAATCATCAACATAGATGAAATGTAATAGACATTTACTATTTTTCTATAACATCAATTATAAAAAAATCTTGCAGCCTCACATATGTGTGAGGCTGCTTTCATTTATATTTAAATTGTCTATTTATGAAATCGTGATTCTTTTCTATTGAATAAGTATTTCTTTAAAATCTATATTAAGTGAGAAGAAGTCAGTTATTTTATATTAACTAAAAAAATAGACAAAGGATGAAGCTTGGAATATAACTGTTCGTATATGTTATAGAACAAAAAGTGGCAATAATTGTCTTATTTTTGCAACATTTTAGACATTAATCTATATATCTATAGTGGAAATGTTGGTATATAATTACATTATAAATAAATATATTTATTAAATATAAACTTTAGAAAGGTTGTTAACAAAGCTGTCACAATGAAAACGGTATCAAAACGAAATGTGAAGAACTTCACAAATATGTCAAACATTATCACATAAAATGTAATATAATTGAGTTGTAAAGGGATAAAGGAAAATTATTACTCCATGAAACAACTCGCGTGAGTGGTAATGAAGTTATCCTAATATAGTTTAATGAATTTATGTGAAATGTTTCACAAATATTTAATTGGAGGTAATAATTATGGCTGTTGAAGAGAGAGAAGTTAAAAAAGTGAACGATGTTACAAAGATGATTAATGATTTAGTAGCCAATGCTAAAAGTGCGCATGAAGAATTTTTGCATTTTGATCAAGAAAAAGTAGATGTCATCGTAAAAGAGATGGCACTTGCTGGGTTAGATCAACATATGCCTTTAGCAAAAATGGCTGTTGAAGAGACAAAAAGAGGAGTATATGAAGACAAAATCATAAAAAATATATTTGCTACCGAATATATTCACAATGCAATTAAATATAACAAGACGGTTGGCATTATTTCTGAAAATGAACATGAAGAAATTATTGAAGTAGCTGAACCAGTTGGTGTAGTAGCTGGAGTTACTCCTGTTACAAATCCTACTTCTACAACAATGTTCAAAATACTCATTTCGATTAAAACAAGAAACCCAATTATATTTGCATTCCACCCTTCTGCACAGAAGTGTAGTGCTAAAGCTGCAGATGTATTGTACGAAGCTGCTGTTAAAGCTGGTGCACCGAAAAATTGTATTCAATATATTCACCTACCATCTATTGAAGCTACACAGCAATTAATGAACCATCCAGGTGTTGCAGTAGTATTAGCAACCGGTGGTGCAGGAATGGTTAAATCAGCATATAGTACAGGAAAACCAGCATTAGGAGTTGGACCTGGAAATGTCCCTTGTTATATTGAGAAAACTGCAACTGTGAAGCAAGCAATTAATGATCTTATTCTATCTAAAACTTTTGATAATGGAATGATTTGTGCCTCTGAACAAGCTGTGATCATTGATAGAGAAATTTATAATGAAGCAAAACAAGAGTTAATCAGTAATAAATGTCATTTCCTTACAAAAGATGAAATTAAAAAGCTTGAAGAATTAGTTTTCCCTGGTAGTAATGCTGCACCTGGCACATATTGTGCAATCAATGGTGATATTGTTGGTAAATCAGCCGCAACTATTGCAAAAATGGCTGGTTTTGAAGTGGCAGACGATACAAAAATATTAATAGCAGAACTTAAAGCTGTAGGAATGGAACACCCTCTTTCAAGAGAAAAACTTAGCCCAGTTTTAGCTTGCTATAAAGTCAATAGTACTGAGGAAGGTTTCAAGCGTGCTAACGAAATGCTAGAGTTAGGTGGATTAGGACATTCTGCTGTTATTCATACGAATGATGAAGAAATTATGAAGCAATATGGTATTAGAATGAGAGCTGGAAGAATTATAACAAATAGCCCATCATCACAAGGTGCAATCGGAGATATTTATAACGGTTATTTACCATCATTAACACTTGGGTGCGGCTCTTACGGAAGGAATTCAGTTTCACAAAATGTAGGAACACTTAATTTAGTAAACTATAAAAAGATAGGAAAGAGAAAAAATAATATGCAATGGTTTAAAATTCCACCAAAAGTGTATTTTGAGAAGAATTCAACACAGTATTTAGAAAAAATGCCTGACATCTCTAGAGTACTGATTATCACTGACCCTATTATGGTGAAAATGGGTTATGTCGATAAAATTGCTTATTACTTGAACAAACGTCAAGACAAAGTACAATATCAAGTTTTTTCTGATGTAGAGCCGGATCCATCTATCGAAACTGTTATGGCAGGGGCAGAGA is a window from the Evansella cellulosilytica DSM 2522 genome containing:
- a CDS encoding ABC transporter ATP-binding protein; the protein is MEKVHIQNVEKTFNDKEKGQSFTVFDNISLTIESGEFVSLLGPSGCGKSTLLNIVAGLDRATEGEVLVGEKKVTRPGSDRGVVFQEAALMPWLTALDNVAFPLRKKMSKSEAKDHAKKYLKLVHLSKFIDSFPHELSGGMKQRVSIARALAMDPNILLMDEPFGALDEQTRSMLHRELQFIWEETKKTIIFVTHNIREAIMLSDRIVLMGTRPGGIRKIYPVDLPRPRIPSSPEFTQLEEDIMSILGGEIEKVMREEMGDDFNSKKASLLYGTDRNLGDHI
- a CDS encoding ABC transporter permease gives rise to the protein MTSIVRRLLFFTALIVIWETIYRLNLQLEFRTTTLFPSPIGAVQQLYIGFFETGILRVALIESLQRISIGFILAVMIGLCLGILIGISKLADETIGTLVIALQSVPSIVWLPISFVIFGANTGAIIFIVVLGGTWAMTMNVRMGIKNVQPILIRAAKTMGYNRTEVIWKVMIPASIPSALTGARLAWAFGWRALMAAELIGRGGLGRTLMDARDFYNMDLVVSIMIIISVIGLIVEYFFFSKIEKRVLSRWGLSKA
- a CDS encoding aliphatic sulfonate ABC transporter substrate-binding protein — translated: MKKLRVLLFSILTLLFITACGQSDNGNSGASGDKNGDVTIGYFPNLDHAAGIIGKEKGYFAEEITDYNVDFQNFPNGNDFIDALDTGGIDLGYVGPGPAINYFLSGGDVVVIGAAANGATLIVSREDSGIYDLEDFDGKSFCTPGNGCTHNVQLEIMLNEIGLVSNRLGGTVEHQSRINPATMVGMFEQGEIDAAAAPEPWGTLLVEEHNANVVVEWNEVFLGEELASVVIVTTSEYLENNPEVVEQALRAHKRAVDYAHENTEDTLKTVNDLIFDLTQSRLPEHVLEKAWDRMAVTTETHGDALQAWATASYELQFMDVDPNLDGFVDTSILDRIVSE
- the adhE gene encoding bifunctional acetaldehyde-CoA/alcohol dehydrogenase → MAVEEREVKKVNDVTKMINDLVANAKSAHEEFLHFDQEKVDVIVKEMALAGLDQHMPLAKMAVEETKRGVYEDKIIKNIFATEYIHNAIKYNKTVGIISENEHEEIIEVAEPVGVVAGVTPVTNPTSTTMFKILISIKTRNPIIFAFHPSAQKCSAKAADVLYEAAVKAGAPKNCIQYIHLPSIEATQQLMNHPGVAVVLATGGAGMVKSAYSTGKPALGVGPGNVPCYIEKTATVKQAINDLILSKTFDNGMICASEQAVIIDREIYNEAKQELISNKCHFLTKDEIKKLEELVFPGSNAAPGTYCAINGDIVGKSAATIAKMAGFEVADDTKILIAELKAVGMEHPLSREKLSPVLACYKVNSTEEGFKRANEMLELGGLGHSAVIHTNDEEIMKQYGIRMRAGRIITNSPSSQGAIGDIYNGYLPSLTLGCGSYGRNSVSQNVGTLNLVNYKKIGKRKNNMQWFKIPPKVYFEKNSTQYLEKMPDISRVLIITDPIMVKMGYVDKIAYYLNKRQDKVQYQVFSDVEPDPSIETVMAGAEMMHKFQPDAIIALGGGSPMDAAKGMWLFYEYPEVEFHGLKQKFLDIRKRVFKYPKLGRKAQFIAIPTTSGTGSEVTSFSVITDKSSGTKYPLADYELTPDVAIIDPTYVKSVPKVVTADTGMDVLTHALEAYVSVMANDYTDGLAIKAIQLIFEYLPQAYDNGNNELAREKVHNASTIAGMAFANAFLGINHSLAHKLGAEFHIAHGRSNTILMPHVIRYNATKPTKFTAFPKYSHFKADERYAEIARILGLPAKTTEEGVESLIDAVIKLAKRLEIPMSVEACGVSKEEFEAKVDYLADRAFEDQCTTANPKLPLVTELAEIYRKAYKGIK